From the Neobacillus sp. PS3-34 genome, the window AACCCGTTACTAAATAAAGGGCCTACATTTCAGCTTGTTATTACGTTCGATTCAATTGGTGTAGACAAAACAATAAGTGTAGAAGATTTTCCATACTTCATCGTGGAATCGATGAATTGTTCCAGAGAAGCAACGGATGAAGTGACGATTTTAACCAAATAACTGTACTGCCCGGCAAGTCTGTGGCACTCCATTACATCCTCGCAGGAATGGCAAAACTCCACAAACTGCTTGCATTTATCCGTATCGAATAAGATGTAAGCTGAAATAATCTTATCAAGTTTATGCGGATCTACAGAAATCGTATAATTCTTAATGACTCCGCGATCCTCGAGTTTTTTAACCCGTTCTGTTGCAGCGGGTGCGGTTAACCCGACGATTTTCCCCAGCTCGCGCATTGTTTTTCTGCCATCCAGCTGCAATTCATAAAGAATCTTTTTATCGACATCATCCATATTCTTCAGCTCCATGTTCATTTAGAAAATCTAAATTAATAGATTATCTTTCATTATTCCATTCTTCAGCAAGCATTCCATATACGACATGGTCAACATAATGGTCATATAACCACTCAGCTTGTCTGATACATCCCTCATTTGTAAATCCTAATTTTTCAGGAATACTCCTGCTTTTTTTATTCCCAACAGCAGCTCTGATTTCTACTTTATTAAGCCTTAAATCACTGAATGCATAGTCGGTCAATGCCTTGGCAACTTTGGTCATGATTCCTTTTCCTTGGAATTCATCTCCAAGCCAATAGCCAATATATGCCGTTTTGTTTGACCAATTTATGCTGTTGTAGCCAGCGACTCCAACGATTTTATCATTATATAAAATAACGGTATTCAAACTCTTATTTTCTTCAAAATTTTTTAAACACCCTTGAATAAACCCTTTTGTATCCTCGACTTTTTTTGTAAAATCAAGCCAAGGCAGCCACTCGCGTAAGTGGTTTCTTGATTGATCTGTTAACTCAAACACTCTTTCAGCATCATTCATTTCCATTAACTTTAAGGTTACTTCTTCATCGATCTTATGTAAAAACATTATGATCCCCCTAGATGGTAAAATTTATTTCAATAAAGTCTACATGCTTTTTAACGTCACGCCTAATCTAAATAACACACTCCACCTAAACCAGCTGTGAAGCCGCTTGTTTTATAAAAATTCTCATTTTCTGGATCGTATGAAACGGTAATGATTCCTAAACCGAATCGTTTAGCTTCCTGTAAAAGGTCTTTTACTAGATTTACGCCAATTCCCTTTTTTTGATAATCAGGATGTACGATAATATCCTCCATATAGCCATGTTCCAAGCCCATCCCTGTTATATAACCGAAAGCGATTAGTTTATCATTTTCGTCTCGGGCTCCAGCCCAAAAATTACACCGTTCGAATAGTGCTGGAAAATCCTTATCTCGTCTTCCCCAGCCAACAAGTTCCCTTAATTCTGGTACCTCATGATTGGATATCGGCAGATTAATATCGATTTTGTACACAATTAACCCCCCCCTTTCCTACAACCTAAAGAAAAATTTTTCTACGATAATTAAAATAATATCTTTTCAATAGTTTAATATTTCTCTAAAACAGGCGAAATCCCTGCTATGATCCTGTGTAAAAACAATTCTGTAGCGTGATTTCCAACCATCCTTATAACCATTCTTCCTGGTAACTGATCTTATTTAAGAATTCATATTACCCTTATCCATTTTCTTGGTAAGTTTACTTTAATGGAAAAGTGTTATAATTGTGATTTTTATCATATATTTATTACTAATACGATTAAGGGGGATGATAAATGATAAGTGTATTAGAGCGTTATCATTACTTTTATGAAAAATTCTTCTTCCCTGCTGGTCGATCATTTGAAGTCTTGTTCAGTTTAAACGCTTGAAAATTAATCTCTATCTGCAATGCCATCTTTATTAAATTGTACTCAGATTATTATCTAAAAATCACCAACGGTATCTCCAGCAAATTTTTAAAATTCGTAAATACTTTCATCAGCTTTCCCTTTTTAACCTGGGTTCATTTTCTTAATGAGCAATTATGAGGAGGTTGATTAAGTTGGCCAAGAAATTTGCGAGAATATTAGGTGTCATTTTTGTTGTGACGGGCATAGTAGGTTTCTTTTTTCCCTTAGAAAAGGTTTTTGACCTAACGACGACGCATAATATTGTTCATCTTGCTACAGGAATCATCGCTCTGTTAGTAAGCGGAAGTGAGACAAATAGTGCAGCATTTTCAAAAATCTTTGGGTTCATTTATCTACTCGTAGCAATAGTAGGTTTATTTACTCATAGTTTCATAGGAATTCACTTTTTAGTTGCTGATAACATCCTGCACTTTGTCATTGCTTTTGCATCAATCTATGTCGGTTATGCTTCTTCAATGAAACAGAATAGTTAATAAAAAAATTGGGTCTTTTACAATAAAATAATAATTGCTTTGGCAACTCATTTGTTAGGTATCTGGAGAATCCAGATACCTTTTTTTCGTTTAGCAAATTATAAAATTAAATGATGCTAAATATATCAAGTTGAACAATTGCATTCTATGGTTTCTAAAAACACGATTTCAATGGCATTTTCATTATTTTGCCACTAAGACCTCAACATCCTTGGCTCTAATAAGTTCAAGTTTATCAGCAGTTGTTTCTTCATCAGTTATGATTAGGTCCAGACCATCTAATGGATACATTCTTGAAAACATATCTACACCAAATTTATTATGCTCGATTAATGCGATTATCTTTTGTGAATGATCGTATACCGTTTTATGAAAAATAGAAACTTCTGGTGAAGCTGTACTTAATCCCTCTGAGGATAAAGCTCCAGCTGTCGCAAAGCATAAATCAACCGTGAACTGACGAGCAAATTCATTTGCTAATGCATCTGTGATATTACCTGAATTTTTCACATGCCCGCCAATGAGGTAAATTTGCACATTTTCAAAATTCTTTAATTGACAGGCAATTTCAATAGAATTTGTCAAAACCGTAAATGGGAATTCCTTCGGCATGTATTTGACCATGGCAAAATGAATGGAAGCTCCCCCGATGAAAACCGTCTGATTTTCATGAATATAGGAAACTGCTGTCTTAGCAATGGCATTTTGGTATGCATTCGCTTCCCCATAGCGTATGGAAGGCGGCGAAGGCATGGTTCTTACTATTGGAACAGGTATCGCACCGCCGTGTGTCCTCTTTAAAAGCCCCTGATCTTCCATAATGGATAAATCCCGTCTGATCGAATCAATCGATAGTTGAAATAACTCTGCTAAATCCTTTGCTAATACACGTTCATTTTGTTCGAGCATCTTTAATATCTGCTGCCTTCTTTCATCTGAAAACATTTTCCTCACTCCTTATATTATAGTGGAACTATCTTCCATTATTATTTATGTTCATTCTGTTATTGTCAATTATTTATTAGTTTTAATGCTGTTTTATTCTTTTTTATTCGGTTTTCTAAAAGTTAACTTTTCTTAATGAGCGTTTTCTGGTTCTCCTGTGGGATTTTGTCTTTAAGTGAGCTTATTGAGGACAGATTTTGGATTCTCCTGTGGGATTTTGTCTTTAAGTGGGCTTATTGAGGACAGATTTTGGGTTCTCCTATAGGGTTTTGTCTTCAAGAGGGCTTATTGAGGACAGTTTTTGGGTTCTCCGGTGGGGTTTTGTCCTTCATCAGTCTTATGAAGGACAGTTTTCTACTCCAAATATGCAAAAGACCTTTTTTCTACAAACGATATAATTACTGCAAAATCACTCTA encodes:
- a CDS encoding GNAT family N-acetyltransferase, whose product is MYKIDINLPISNHEVPELRELVGWGRRDKDFPALFERCNFWAGARDENDKLIAFGYITGMGLEHGYMEDIIVHPDYQKKGIGVNLVKDLLQEAKRFGLGIITVSYDPENENFYKTSGFTAGLGGVCYLD
- a CDS encoding Lrp/AsnC family transcriptional regulator produces the protein MDDVDKKILYELQLDGRKTMRELGKIVGLTAPAATERVKKLEDRGVIKNYTISVDPHKLDKIISAYILFDTDKCKQFVEFCHSCEDVMECHRLAGQYSYLVKIVTSSVASLEQFIDSTMKYGKSSTLIVLSTPIESNVITS
- a CDS encoding DeoR/GlpR family DNA-binding transcription regulator, which translates into the protein MFSDERRQQILKMLEQNERVLAKDLAELFQLSIDSIRRDLSIMEDQGLLKRTHGGAIPVPIVRTMPSPPSIRYGEANAYQNAIAKTAVSYIHENQTVFIGGASIHFAMVKYMPKEFPFTVLTNSIEIACQLKNFENVQIYLIGGHVKNSGNITDALANEFARQFTVDLCFATAGALSSEGLSTASPEVSIFHKTVYDHSQKIIALIEHNKFGVDMFSRMYPLDGLDLIITDEETTADKLELIRAKDVEVLVAK
- a CDS encoding GNAT family protein; this encodes MFLHKIDEEVTLKLMEMNDAERVFELTDQSRNHLREWLPWLDFTKKVEDTKGFIQGCLKNFEENKSLNTVILYNDKIVGVAGYNSINWSNKTAYIGYWLGDEFQGKGIMTKVAKALTDYAFSDLRLNKVEIRAAVGNKKSRSIPEKLGFTNEGCIRQAEWLYDHYVDHVVYGMLAEEWNNER
- a CDS encoding DUF4383 domain-containing protein; translation: MAKKFARILGVIFVVTGIVGFFFPLEKVFDLTTTHNIVHLATGIIALLVSGSETNSAAFSKIFGFIYLLVAIVGLFTHSFIGIHFLVADNILHFVIAFASIYVGYASSMKQNS